One window of the Nocardia huaxiensis genome contains the following:
- the secY gene encoding preprotein translocase subunit SecY — translation MLSAFVSAFRTPDLRRKILFTLGLIALYRLGASLPSPGVSYKNVQYCVDQVNGGDSAGIYQLINLFSGGALLQLSVFAIGIMPYITASIIIQLLTVVIPRFEELRKEGQAGQSKMTQYTRYLSIALAVLQSTGLVALAARGQLLQGCAKDILDDTSIFGMVIIVLVMTAGAALVMWFGEQITERGIGNGMSLLIFAGIAARIPAEGKTIWDSGSKIKFALVILAALVVIVGVIFVEQGQRRIPVQYAKRVVGRKMYGGSSTYLPLKVNQAGVIPVIFASSLLYLPNLLAQLTKSNSGDPAKWQEFISKYLVNPSNPVYVTIYFALIVFFTYFYVAITFNPEERADEMKKFGGFIPGYRPGKPTADYLNYVLSRITLPGSIYLGAVAVLPNVFLNIGNNSGVQNLPFGGTAVLIIVSVGLDTVKQIESQLMNRNYEGFLK, via the coding sequence GTGCTTTCCGCCTTCGTGTCGGCTTTCCGGACCCCGGACTTACGGCGGAAGATTCTCTTCACGCTGGGCCTGATCGCGTTGTACCGGCTCGGTGCCTCGCTGCCCTCCCCGGGCGTCAGTTACAAGAACGTTCAATACTGTGTTGATCAGGTCAACGGCGGCGATTCCGCTGGCATCTACCAGCTGATCAACCTTTTCTCCGGCGGCGCGCTGCTGCAGCTCTCGGTGTTCGCGATCGGCATCATGCCCTACATCACGGCGAGCATCATCATCCAGCTGCTGACCGTCGTCATTCCGCGGTTCGAGGAACTGCGAAAAGAAGGCCAAGCTGGGCAGTCGAAGATGACGCAGTACACGCGTTATCTGTCGATCGCGCTGGCCGTTCTCCAGTCGACGGGTCTTGTCGCGCTCGCTGCGCGCGGTCAGCTGCTGCAGGGCTGTGCCAAGGACATCCTCGACGACACGAGCATTTTCGGCATGGTCATCATCGTGCTGGTCATGACGGCCGGTGCGGCGCTGGTCATGTGGTTCGGCGAGCAGATCACCGAGCGCGGTATCGGCAACGGTATGTCGCTGCTCATCTTCGCCGGTATCGCGGCCCGTATTCCGGCCGAGGGCAAGACCATCTGGGATTCCGGTTCCAAGATCAAGTTCGCGCTGGTCATCCTGGCCGCGCTGGTGGTCATCGTCGGCGTCATCTTCGTCGAGCAGGGTCAGCGCCGGATTCCGGTGCAGTACGCCAAGCGCGTGGTGGGCCGCAAGATGTACGGCGGTTCCTCGACCTACCTGCCGCTGAAGGTGAACCAGGCCGGCGTCATCCCGGTGATCTTCGCGTCCTCGCTGCTGTACCTGCCGAACCTGCTGGCGCAGTTGACCAAGAGCAATTCCGGCGATCCGGCGAAGTGGCAGGAGTTCATCTCCAAGTACCTCGTCAACCCGAGCAACCCGGTCTATGTGACGATCTACTTCGCACTGATCGTGTTCTTCACCTACTTCTACGTCGCGATCACCTTCAACCCTGAAGAGCGCGCGGACGAGATGAAGAAGTTCGGCGGCTTCATCCCGGGTTACCGTCCGGGCAAGCCCACCGCCGATTACCTGAACTACGTCCTCAGCCGTATCACGCTGCCCGGCTCGATCTATCTGGGCGCGGTGGCGGTGCTCCCGAATGTCTTCCTGAATATCGGTAACAACTCCGGTGTGCAGAACTTGCCGTTCGGCGGTACCGCGGTGCTGATCATCGTGAGTGTCGGCCTCGATACGGTGAAGCAGATCGAGAGCCAATTGATGAACCGTAACTACGAAGGGTTCCTGAAGTGA
- a CDS encoding adenylate kinase produces the protein MRLVFLGPPGAGKGTQAEQVAEKLGVPHISTGNLFRTNISEQTPLGREAQQYLDAGNLVPSDVTNRMVEARIAEPDAVNGFVLDGYPRTIDQAEALEKMLKESGHELDSVISLEVAEEILVERMLARKRADDTEEVIRNRMRVYREETEPLLSYYDGHITAIDGVGEIDEVNARILKALGR, from the coding sequence GTGAGACTTGTTTTTCTCGGACCGCCCGGCGCCGGTAAAGGCACGCAGGCCGAACAGGTTGCGGAGAAACTCGGTGTCCCGCACATCTCCACCGGGAATCTCTTCCGCACCAACATCTCCGAGCAGACTCCGCTCGGCCGTGAGGCGCAGCAGTACCTGGACGCGGGCAACCTGGTGCCCTCCGACGTCACCAACCGCATGGTCGAGGCGCGCATCGCCGAGCCGGACGCGGTGAACGGCTTCGTGCTGGACGGCTACCCGCGCACCATCGATCAGGCCGAGGCCCTGGAGAAGATGCTGAAGGAGTCGGGCCACGAGCTCGATTCGGTCATCTCGCTCGAGGTCGCCGAGGAGATCCTGGTCGAGCGCATGCTCGCCCGTAAGCGCGCCGACGACACCGAAGAGGTCATTCGCAACCGCATGCGCGTGTACCGCGAGGAGACCGAGCCGCTGCTGTCCTACTACGACGGACACATCACCGCCATCGACGGCGTCGGCGAGATCGACGAGGTCAATGCGCGGATCCTGAAGGCCCTGGGCCGTTAA
- the map gene encoding type I methionyl aminopeptidase yields the protein MVFGRKTKKVVPFRTAGELDAMAAVGAVVGRALVAVRNAAKPGVSTLELDEVAEQVIRDAGAVPSFKGYHGFPGSICSSVNDRVVHGIPTKDEVLSEGDLVSIDCGAILDGWHGDSAWTFGVGQIIEADRLLSEATRISMEAGIAAMLPGNRLTDVSYAIEMGTRAAEAEHGRAYGIVDGYGGHAIGREMHMDPFLPNEGKPGKGPLLRVGSVLAIEPMLTLGTTETKVLEDDWTVVTTDGSRAAHWEHTVAVTEDGPRILTLRPE from the coding sequence ATGGTCTTCGGCCGGAAGACCAAGAAGGTGGTGCCGTTCCGCACCGCCGGTGAACTGGACGCCATGGCGGCGGTCGGCGCTGTCGTCGGTCGTGCGCTGGTGGCGGTGCGTAATGCCGCCAAGCCCGGGGTTTCCACCCTGGAGTTGGACGAGGTCGCAGAGCAGGTCATCCGCGATGCCGGAGCGGTCCCGTCCTTCAAGGGCTACCACGGCTTCCCGGGCTCGATCTGCTCCTCGGTGAACGACCGTGTGGTGCACGGCATCCCGACCAAGGACGAGGTGCTGTCCGAGGGCGACCTGGTGTCGATCGACTGCGGCGCCATCCTGGACGGCTGGCACGGTGATTCGGCGTGGACGTTCGGCGTCGGCCAGATCATCGAGGCCGACCGCCTGCTCAGCGAGGCCACCCGGATCTCCATGGAGGCCGGTATCGCCGCCATGCTCCCGGGCAACCGCCTCACCGATGTCTCGTACGCCATCGAAATGGGTACGCGGGCAGCGGAAGCCGAGCACGGCCGCGCCTACGGCATCGTCGACGGCTACGGCGGGCACGCCATCGGCCGTGAGATGCACATGGATCCGTTCCTCCCCAATGAGGGCAAGCCGGGCAAGGGCCCGCTGCTGCGCGTCGGCTCGGTGCTCGCCATCGAGCCCATGCTGACGCTCGGCACCACGGAAACCAAAGTCCTGGAAGACGATTGGACAGTCGTCACCACCGATGGTTCCCGCGCCGCGCACTGGGAGCACACGGTCGCCGTCACCGAGGACGGCCCCCGCATCCTGACCCTGCGTCCGGAATAG